The Shewanella sp. MTB7 genome includes a window with the following:
- a CDS encoding alpha/beta hydrolase: MLSPLEKDKLDKASLEIEYSPSSCVDDIMIYIQQYIDQSQIVIQQAVADNSVLRDLKYGDLHCKHKEDEVLDLFLPALQSAKGKGSATVQKRKLQVFIHGGYWQELTKKESAFAAQAFQQAGHYFAVINYSLAPKASLTEIVDQNRRALAWLAANADKLGFDANEIYLSGSSAGAHLCLMMLQTDWPSYLASTYQANLPNINTTLNSELSFIKGVCAVSGIYDIEPLLHTTINDPLQLTALEVEANSPLRHATQNHCPVIIAFGDNETSEFKRQSLAMKAQLEEQGFTVTFSEIAGRNHFDVILDLGVEGAWLFEEMLKQMD, translated from the coding sequence ATGTTGTCGCCGCTAGAAAAGGACAAGCTGGATAAAGCATCTCTTGAGATAGAGTACTCACCGAGCAGCTGTGTCGATGACATCATGATCTATATCCAGCAATATATAGATCAAAGCCAAATCGTCATCCAACAAGCAGTTGCTGACAACTCTGTACTCAGAGATCTTAAGTACGGTGACCTTCACTGTAAACATAAAGAGGATGAGGTGCTCGATCTCTTTCTTCCTGCTCTTCAAAGCGCCAAAGGCAAAGGGTCAGCTACCGTTCAGAAAAGAAAGCTGCAGGTCTTTATCCACGGCGGTTATTGGCAAGAACTCACCAAGAAAGAGTCCGCATTCGCGGCCCAAGCCTTTCAACAAGCTGGCCACTACTTTGCCGTGATCAACTACAGTCTCGCCCCCAAAGCCAGCCTGACTGAGATAGTAGACCAGAACCGTCGCGCCCTCGCTTGGCTCGCTGCGAACGCCGATAAACTCGGCTTCGATGCCAACGAGATCTACCTCTCTGGCAGTTCTGCTGGCGCACATCTCTGCTTGATGATGCTGCAAACCGATTGGCCAAGCTACTTGGCTAGCACTTACCAAGCAAATCTGCCAAACATTAATACCACTCTTAACTCAGAGCTGTCCTTTATCAAAGGCGTCTGCGCCGTCAGTGGCATCTACGATATTGAGCCTCTGCTGCACACCACTATTAATGATCCATTGCAGTTAACGGCACTTGAAGTCGAAGCTAACAGTCCGCTGCGTCATGCCACTCAGAATCATTGCCCTGTGATTATCGCCTTTGGTGATAATGAAACTAGTGAATTTAAGCGCCAAAGCTTGGCTATGAAAGCTCAACTTGAAGAACAAGGGTTTACTGTTACCTTCAGCGAGATAGCAGGCCGAAACCATTTCGATGTGATTTTGGATTTAGGTGTTGAAGGGGCTTGGTTATTTGAGGAAATGCTCAAACAGATGGATTAG
- a CDS encoding 2-hydroxymuconic semialdehyde dehydrogenase encodes MSELPILTSYIDGHFVNSDIHFDNINPVNGRVIAHISEATPEMIEDAVTSARAAQNSGWGKMTVNERCALLHKVADRMAEREQEFIAAEIADTGKSLFQVKSIDIPRGTANFRFFADLAKFNSGETFITDTPTGDKALNYSINKPLGVVGIISPWNLPLLLATWKVAPAMACGNSVILKPSEETSSTAFLLAQVMDEVGIPNGAFNLILGRGHAVGDALTCAKGIDAITFTGASSTGKQIMRSVADRVKPISFELGGKNSAIVFADADLDKAIKGVTGSSFTNCGQVCLCTEKVYVHRSIFAPFIDGLKQAAAQIKIGYPTDKDVFIGPLVSKAHQQKVLAYYQLAKEEGAEFITGGGIPKFNDERDMGCFIEPTIITGLSDNARVNQEEIFGPICHISVFDDEDEVIDRVNNTDYGLAASVWTENLSRAHRVSPQLDVGLVWVNSWFLRDLRAPFGGVKLSGIGREGGKHSLAFYSEPINICIHIDS; translated from the coding sequence ATGTCTGAACTACCAATATTAACCAGCTACATTGATGGTCATTTCGTTAATAGCGATATTCATTTTGACAATATAAACCCAGTCAATGGTCGGGTTATTGCCCATATTAGTGAAGCTACACCAGAGATGATTGAAGATGCCGTGACAAGTGCACGAGCGGCTCAAAACTCAGGTTGGGGGAAGATGACGGTTAATGAACGTTGCGCGCTACTGCATAAAGTAGCCGACCGTATGGCTGAGCGTGAACAGGAATTTATTGCCGCCGAAATAGCTGACACGGGAAAATCACTCTTCCAAGTTAAAAGCATCGATATTCCCCGTGGTACAGCAAACTTCCGATTTTTCGCCGATCTGGCAAAGTTTAATTCAGGTGAAACATTCATCACAGACACTCCAACTGGAGATAAAGCCCTTAACTACAGCATCAACAAACCCTTAGGCGTGGTCGGTATTATCTCTCCTTGGAACCTGCCTCTGCTACTGGCGACCTGGAAAGTAGCCCCAGCCATGGCTTGCGGAAATAGTGTGATATTAAAACCTTCCGAAGAAACCTCCTCCACAGCTTTCCTCCTTGCCCAGGTCATGGATGAAGTCGGCATTCCAAATGGAGCTTTTAATCTAATACTAGGTCGAGGTCATGCCGTTGGCGACGCGCTTACCTGCGCCAAAGGGATCGATGCTATAACTTTTACCGGCGCCTCATCCACAGGAAAACAGATAATGAGATCGGTGGCCGACAGGGTTAAACCCATCTCATTTGAACTGGGTGGCAAAAATTCCGCCATCGTATTTGCCGATGCGGATCTGGATAAAGCAATAAAAGGTGTTACCGGATCCAGCTTTACCAACTGTGGACAGGTCTGTCTCTGTACCGAAAAAGTCTATGTTCATCGCTCGATTTTCGCACCATTCATCGACGGCCTTAAACAAGCTGCTGCGCAGATAAAAATAGGTTACCCAACAGACAAAGATGTGTTTATCGGCCCCTTAGTCTCAAAAGCCCACCAACAAAAAGTACTGGCATATTATCAGCTAGCAAAAGAGGAAGGCGCAGAATTTATCACAGGTGGTGGCATACCCAAATTCAATGATGAGCGCGATATGGGCTGTTTTATTGAACCAACCATCATTACTGGGCTCAGTGATAACGCTCGGGTGAATCAAGAGGAGATCTTCGGCCCCATCTGCCATATCTCAGTGTTCGATGATGAAGATGAGGTGATAGATAGAGTTAACAATACTGACTATGGTCTTGCAGCTTCTGTATGGACAGAAAATCTCTCCCGTGCTCACCGCGTTTCACCTCAGTTAGATGTCGGTCTGGTGTGGGTTAATTCTTGGTTCTTGCGAGATCTGCGCGCTCCCTTTGGTGGTGTCAAGTTATCTGGCATTGGCCGTGAAGGCGGTAAACACTCACTCGCCTTCTACAGTGAGCCCATCAATATTTGTATTCATATCGACAGTTAA
- a CDS encoding amidohydrolase family protein — MKVVDIHSHFIPKEWENLQKRFGGDDWPWLSHAQSNMKNSQPEQAMLMKGKQAFRPVYSACWDPQVRLDEMDRDGVDKQIISATPILFAYDRPIEQARYCAQLFNDAALDICSHNTRRLFALAQVPLQDINASCIEVSRAKANGHVGVQIGNHVGEKNMDDEGVLTFLQHCADEAIPVFVHPWDMMASERTKDYMMGWTVGMPAETQLSIVSMILGGGFDRVSDTLKICFAHGGGSFAFLLGRLENAWHHKDIARGKSQHPPSHYLNRFYLDTAVFDHDALDLLVKKMGPDRLMFGTDYPFPLGEQQMSQLIKSASELDLQTKQKLLSSNAEKFFSL; from the coding sequence ATGAAGGTCGTCGATATCCACTCCCATTTCATCCCTAAAGAGTGGGAAAACCTGCAAAAGAGATTTGGTGGCGATGACTGGCCTTGGCTGTCTCATGCACAAAGTAATATGAAAAACTCCCAGCCGGAACAAGCCATGTTGATGAAAGGCAAGCAGGCCTTCAGACCTGTCTACTCAGCCTGTTGGGATCCTCAAGTTCGTTTAGACGAGATGGATCGTGACGGGGTTGATAAACAGATCATCTCGGCAACGCCCATTCTATTTGCCTATGACCGACCCATAGAGCAAGCTCGTTACTGCGCCCAGCTGTTTAATGATGCCGCATTAGATATCTGCTCACACAACACAAGACGTCTATTCGCCTTAGCTCAAGTGCCGCTACAGGATATCAACGCTTCCTGCATCGAAGTCAGTCGCGCTAAAGCCAATGGCCATGTTGGAGTACAGATAGGTAACCATGTGGGCGAAAAAAACATGGACGATGAAGGCGTACTCACCTTTTTACAACACTGTGCAGATGAAGCGATCCCCGTATTTGTCCACCCTTGGGACATGATGGCCAGCGAACGCACCAAAGATTACATGATGGGCTGGACCGTTGGTATGCCAGCCGAAACCCAGCTCTCTATCGTGTCGATGATTCTAGGCGGTGGATTCGACCGTGTCAGTGACACTCTTAAGATCTGCTTTGCCCATGGCGGTGGCTCATTTGCCTTCCTGCTTGGCCGTTTAGAGAACGCCTGGCACCACAAAGACATTGCACGGGGCAAGTCACAGCATCCACCGAGCCACTATCTCAACCGTTTTTATCTTGATACCGCCGTTTTTGATCACGATGCCTTAGATCTACTCGTGAAAAAGATGGGACCAGATCGGTTGATGTTTGGCACTGACTACCCGTTTCCCTTAGGTGAGCAGCAGATGAGCCAGTTAATTAAAAGCGCTAGCGAGCTAGATCTGCAAACCAAACAGAAGTTGTTATCCAGTAACGCCGAAAAGTTTTTTAGCCTATAG
- the kynU gene encoding kynureninase — MTFENTLAFAQQQDKNDPLAHYKAQFHHPIIDGKQVLYFTGNSLGLQPKTAKEYINQELEDWAQWGVEGHFHAKNPWVSYHEILTPASARLVGANESEVVCMSSLTTNLHLLFVSFYKPTAKRFKIISEAKMFPSDRYLLETQVRHHGLNPDEAIIEISPRDGEYLIREEDIIAAVNDNADELALLFFGGVNYFTGQLFDMEKLTQAAHNVGALAGFDLAHAVGNVPMKLHDWDVDFAAWCTYKYLNSSAGNVGGIFVNDRHGNNTEINRFGGWWGHNKERRFLMENHFEPMTGAEGWQISNAPVMGMAILKSSLDIFHEAGIENLRAKSLKLTAYLEFVFNDIVDQFADIRLEIITPSEPSRRGCQLSIKLIGTNKDFFQALTKAGVIADFREPDVIRLAPTPLYNSFEDVYLLGQTLKSLAQNWS, encoded by the coding sequence ATGACATTCGAAAACACACTCGCATTTGCTCAGCAGCAAGATAAAAATGACCCATTAGCACACTATAAAGCGCAGTTCCATCATCCTATTATCGATGGCAAGCAGGTGCTTTACTTCACCGGTAACTCCCTAGGCTTGCAGCCTAAAACGGCCAAAGAGTATATCAATCAAGAGTTAGAAGATTGGGCTCAATGGGGCGTCGAAGGCCACTTTCATGCTAAGAATCCTTGGGTGAGTTATCATGAGATCTTAACCCCAGCATCGGCGCGATTGGTTGGTGCAAACGAGTCTGAAGTGGTCTGTATGAGCTCCCTGACCACTAACCTCCACTTGTTGTTTGTCTCGTTTTATAAACCAACGGCAAAGCGCTTTAAGATCATCAGTGAAGCCAAAATGTTCCCCTCAGATCGCTACCTGCTGGAAACCCAAGTGCGCCACCATGGACTTAACCCCGATGAAGCCATTATCGAAATATCCCCCCGAGATGGTGAGTACCTGATCCGTGAAGAGGATATTATTGCGGCGGTAAACGACAACGCCGATGAGCTAGCACTGCTGTTTTTCGGCGGGGTCAACTATTTTACAGGCCAGCTATTCGACATGGAAAAGCTCACCCAAGCTGCCCATAACGTCGGCGCTTTAGCGGGCTTCGATCTGGCCCACGCCGTGGGTAATGTGCCAATGAAACTTCACGATTGGGATGTGGATTTTGCAGCCTGGTGTACCTATAAATACCTCAACTCCAGTGCAGGGAATGTCGGCGGCATATTCGTCAACGACCGCCACGGCAACAACACCGAGATCAACCGATTCGGCGGCTGGTGGGGCCACAATAAAGAACGACGCTTCCTGATGGAAAATCATTTTGAGCCGATGACCGGCGCCGAAGGTTGGCAGATAAGTAATGCGCCAGTGATGGGAATGGCGATATTAAAGTCTTCTCTGGATATCTTTCATGAGGCAGGGATTGAAAACCTCAGAGCCAAAAGCCTTAAGCTCACCGCTTACCTTGAATTTGTCTTCAACGATATCGTCGATCAATTTGCCGATATCCGCCTAGAGATCATCACGCCTAGCGAACCCAGTCGCCGTGGATGCCAGCTCTCGATCAAACTTATCGGCACTAACAAAGACTTTTTCCAAGCCCTAACCAAAGCGGGCGTTATCGCTGATTTTCGCGAACCCGATGTCATCAGACTCGCGCCAACGCCACTGTACAACAGCTTCGAAGATGTCTATCTACTGGGGCAAACCTTGAAATCTTTAGCGCAAAACTGGAGCTAA
- a CDS encoding 3-hydroxyanthranilate 3,4-dioxygenase produces MSKLAAFNFQQWIEEHQHLLKPPVGNVQIWEDTDMMVTVVGGPNQRTDFHDDPVEEFFYQLKGDMVLKVIEEGKCRDLFIREGDIFFLPPHVRHSPQRPMPGSIGLVIEPKRPEGMKDAFEWYCFKCDALVHRAEVTLKSIVRDLPPIYQAFYQDEQARTCPECGELHPGKEAPLGWVTLKDKEQSKEKEKS; encoded by the coding sequence ATGAGTAAATTAGCCGCATTTAACTTTCAGCAATGGATAGAGGAGCACCAACACCTATTAAAGCCGCCTGTTGGCAATGTGCAGATCTGGGAAGATACCGACATGATGGTCACTGTGGTTGGGGGGCCTAATCAAAGAACCGACTTTCACGATGATCCGGTTGAGGAGTTCTTCTATCAACTTAAAGGTGACATGGTATTGAAGGTTATCGAAGAGGGAAAATGCCGCGACCTGTTTATTCGCGAAGGCGATATTTTCTTCCTACCGCCCCATGTTCGTCACTCGCCGCAGCGTCCCATGCCCGGCAGTATCGGTTTAGTCATAGAACCTAAACGCCCCGAGGGCATGAAGGATGCCTTTGAATGGTACTGCTTTAAATGTGATGCTTTAGTTCACAGAGCAGAGGTGACACTCAAGTCTATCGTGCGAGATCTCCCCCCAATCTATCAAGCTTTCTATCAAGATGAACAGGCCAGAACCTGCCCAGAGTGTGGCGAATTACACCCAGGCAAAGAGGCCCCACTAGGTTGGGTGACCCTAAAGGATAAAGAGCAGAGTAAAGAGAAGGAAAAATCATGA
- the kynA gene encoding tryptophan 2,3-dioxygenase: MSCPHSSSPKPANRPKQVDSRENPKSSQTREMEDSIHTDFKDDMSYGDYLCLEQVLSAQRPQSDVPDEMLFIIIHQTSELWLKLAGNELDTMIKNVQDGDFSHAFKVISRVKQILNQLTQSWNILSTLTPVDYLKFRDSLGHSSGFQSYGYRKIEFLLGNKNADLIQVHESDPKVHNELKTILEQPSLYDEVIKVLHKQGLPIDDSALNRDFSQSYQSNESVLNAWLSVYRNADEHFELYELAEKLIDIEDAFQQWRFKHMYTVQRIIGNKMGTGGSSGVSFLKKALDISFFPELFELRTHL, from the coding sequence ATGTCATGCCCACATAGCAGTAGCCCTAAGCCAGCAAATCGACCGAAACAAGTTGATAGCCGAGAGAATCCAAAATCGAGCCAAACTCGGGAGATGGAAGATTCTATCCATACCGATTTTAAAGATGATATGTCATACGGGGATTACCTTTGCCTTGAACAGGTTCTCTCTGCCCAGCGCCCTCAATCCGACGTCCCTGATGAGATGCTATTTATCATCATTCACCAAACGAGTGAGCTCTGGCTAAAGCTGGCGGGTAACGAACTCGACACCATGATAAAAAATGTTCAGGACGGTGACTTTAGCCACGCCTTTAAGGTGATCTCACGGGTAAAACAGATCTTAAATCAGCTGACCCAATCCTGGAACATACTCTCCACCTTAACCCCGGTCGATTATCTCAAATTCCGCGACTCCCTCGGTCACTCTTCGGGCTTCCAGTCCTATGGTTACCGCAAGATTGAATTTCTATTGGGCAATAAAAATGCCGACCTTATTCAGGTCCATGAGAGCGACCCTAAAGTACACAATGAGCTTAAAACCATACTCGAACAGCCCAGTCTCTACGATGAGGTCATCAAAGTACTACATAAACAGGGGCTGCCCATCGACGATAGCGCACTCAATCGTGACTTCAGCCAAAGCTATCAATCCAATGAGTCAGTATTAAATGCTTGGCTCAGCGTCTATCGCAACGCAGATGAGCATTTTGAACTCTATGAGCTGGCCGAGAAGTTAATCGATATCGAGGATGCCTTTCAGCAGTGGCGCTTTAAGCACATGTACACAGTGCAACGTATCATAGGCAACAAGATGGGCACAGGCGGTTCATCTGGTGTCAGCTTTCTTAAAAAGGCCTTGGATATCAGCTTCTTCCCTGAGTTATTTGAACTGCGGACACACCTTTAA
- a CDS encoding 2-keto-4-pentenoate hydratase yields the protein MLNDLAKKLDQAAANATSIAQLSSSTQLSLDDAYQVQKLSIEHRLSRAEKLVGYKMGFTSRAKMIQMGVNDLIWGRLTDAMIIQDGGTIDLTHYVHPRAEPEIAFRLKSPLSGIVTKEEAFAAIGAVAGAIEVIDSRYQNFKFSLSDVIADNCSSTGFVIGPWHPADTNIDGLAMVLKVNDIEVERGSSQDILDHPLNSLIEAARCVAQYGESLQAGQIILAGAATAAVALKPGQTISTEIEGLGQCHFSTLNSSTLSSNK from the coding sequence ATGCTCAATGATTTAGCCAAAAAACTCGACCAAGCAGCCGCTAATGCCACTAGCATAGCCCAGCTCTCCTCATCGACACAGTTATCCCTAGATGATGCTTATCAAGTGCAAAAGTTGAGTATCGAACATAGATTATCCCGCGCAGAGAAGTTAGTCGGCTACAAGATGGGCTTTACCAGCCGCGCCAAGATGATCCAGATGGGCGTTAACGACCTTATCTGGGGCCGACTCACCGATGCAATGATAATCCAAGACGGCGGCACCATAGATTTGACCCATTATGTTCATCCCAGAGCTGAACCAGAGATCGCTTTTCGTCTTAAAAGTCCGCTCTCGGGTATTGTCACCAAAGAGGAGGCGTTCGCCGCGATTGGTGCCGTTGCTGGCGCGATTGAAGTGATCGACTCTCGCTATCAAAACTTTAAATTCTCCCTCAGCGATGTGATTGCCGATAACTGTTCAAGTACCGGCTTTGTCATCGGCCCTTGGCACCCCGCTGATACCAACATCGACGGACTTGCGATGGTGCTAAAAGTTAACGATATCGAAGTTGAGCGAGGCAGTAGCCAAGATATATTGGACCACCCGCTCAATTCACTTATCGAAGCGGCGCGCTGCGTGGCCCAATATGGCGAATCACTGCAAGCGGGGCAGATAATCTTAGCGGGTGCCGCAACAGCCGCCGTTGCCTTAAAACCTGGGCAAACCATCTCCACCGAGATTGAAGGCTTAGGGCAATGCCACTTCTCTACGTTGAATAGCAGTACTCTTAGCTCAAATAAATAG
- a CDS encoding sodium-dependent transporter, whose protein sequence is MSVRGQFSSKLGFVLAAAGSAVGLGNIWGFPTQVASNGGAAFVLVYLILTFLLAYPILMAELVIGRYSQSNMVNALQDISRGPVSKISGKLTGYWALTVVCLILSFYSIVAGWMLAYALASITEVLGLAQFSQWLTAFSTPRNLLFCVIFSLLTIGIVHKGVSDGIEKWSARLMPLLLILLISLIIFVATLEGAALGWEVYVIPDFSKILSSELLISALGQAFFSLSLGVGTMLIYGSYISKKENIVTLGAQVTLVDIGIAILAGMLIIPAMYVAQHNGVTIFTESGELINGDRLIFTVIPELFNAMGNLGNVISFIFFSLMAIAAVTSSISMLEVPVAYTVENSSLPRSRATWLIGGFITLISSVIIFNFELLFGAVVAFTTQYSQPLLGLVLSIFVGWVWRRNVILNELKEGCPEVESSLFWKIWPSYVRFVCPVVISVMFYHSIFS, encoded by the coding sequence ATGAGTGTACGTGGACAGTTTTCATCTAAGCTTGGTTTTGTGCTTGCGGCGGCAGGTTCTGCAGTGGGTTTGGGTAACATTTGGGGTTTCCCTACCCAAGTCGCAAGCAATGGTGGAGCTGCTTTTGTACTTGTCTATTTGATACTGACTTTCTTGTTAGCGTACCCCATCTTAATGGCTGAACTGGTTATTGGGCGTTATTCACAATCGAATATGGTAAATGCACTGCAGGATATCTCGCGAGGGCCTGTGAGTAAAATCAGTGGAAAGTTAACTGGGTATTGGGCATTAACGGTTGTTTGTTTAATATTAAGTTTTTATTCCATTGTCGCGGGTTGGATGCTGGCTTATGCGTTAGCATCGATCACTGAGGTTTTAGGCTTAGCGCAGTTTTCACAGTGGTTAACAGCCTTCTCAACGCCAAGGAATTTGCTATTCTGTGTTATTTTCTCTTTATTAACCATTGGCATTGTTCATAAGGGCGTCAGTGATGGAATAGAGAAATGGTCAGCCAGATTGATGCCATTGCTGTTAATTCTACTTATTTCATTAATTATATTTGTCGCCACGCTTGAGGGAGCTGCTTTAGGCTGGGAAGTGTATGTTATTCCCGATTTTTCAAAAATATTAAGCTCAGAACTATTAATTAGTGCCTTAGGTCAGGCATTTTTCTCCCTCTCATTGGGGGTAGGCACCATGCTTATTTACGGTTCCTATATCAGTAAAAAAGAGAATATCGTGACCTTAGGTGCTCAAGTTACATTAGTGGATATTGGCATTGCGATATTAGCAGGCATGTTAATTATTCCCGCCATGTATGTCGCCCAACATAATGGTGTCACTATTTTTACCGAAAGTGGCGAATTGATTAATGGTGATAGATTAATATTTACCGTTATTCCCGAATTGTTTAATGCCATGGGAAATCTTGGCAATGTTATCTCCTTTATCTTTTTCTCTTTGATGGCGATTGCAGCTGTGACTTCATCAATCTCAATGCTCGAGGTGCCTGTTGCCTATACGGTAGAAAACAGTTCACTTCCAAGAAGTAGAGCAACCTGGTTAATAGGCGGATTTATTACATTAATAAGCTCAGTAATTATCTTCAATTTTGAACTTCTGTTTGGTGCCGTTGTTGCATTTACGACTCAATATAGTCAGCCGTTGCTTGGATTGGTGTTATCAATATTTGTGGGCTGGGTATGGCGTCGTAACGTGATATTAAATGAATTGAAGGAGGGCTGCCCAGAAGTAGAATCATCATTATTTTGGAAAATATGGCCTAGTTATGTGCGTTTTGTCTGTCCGGTGGTTATTTCAGTGATGTTTTATCACTCAATATTTAGCTGA
- a CDS encoding RidA family protein gives MSNSKTAAKLVEGKAKPRGRFPHLKRAGDFIYVSGTSSRLPDNSFAGVEVDEMGSTNLDIEVQTRAVIDNIRDILRSVGADLTDLVEISTFLVNMNDFAGYNRVYSEYFDYDGPTRTTVAVHQLPHPHLLIECKAVAYKPLKG, from the coding sequence ATGAGCAATAGCAAAACAGCAGCAAAACTCGTAGAAGGCAAAGCCAAACCAAGAGGCCGTTTTCCTCATCTTAAGCGGGCTGGCGACTTTATCTATGTGTCAGGTACCAGTTCCAGATTGCCAGATAACTCCTTTGCCGGTGTTGAAGTCGACGAGATGGGCAGCACTAATTTAGATATAGAAGTGCAGACCCGAGCCGTGATTGACAACATTCGCGACATTTTACGCTCGGTTGGTGCCGACTTAACCGATCTGGTTGAGATCAGCACCTTTCTCGTCAACATGAATGACTTTGCCGGCTACAACCGCGTCTATTCTGAATACTTTGATTACGACGGGCCAACCCGTACCACCGTTGCCGTACATCAACTGCCTCATCCACATTTGCTGATTGAGTGTAAAGCCGTGGCCTATAAACCGCTCAAAGGCTAA
- a CDS encoding FAD-dependent oxidoreductase, translating into MDKQVKNIAVAGAGPVGALLSVMLAKQGYKVDLFESRVDSRKASIYQGKSINLALSDRGWLALQAIGLDKSIRQHAIPMYCRIMHDLQGNLTKQPYGKEEQAIWSVSRAGINEQLISLAEEEPLIDVHFEHHLTQLDFDTLDSVFSTQEQESKIHHSDLFFGADGAFSKVRRLAQALPRQRISYSLDYMPQSYIELTIAANEDGSHKLEKNALHIWPRKAFMLIALPNSDGSFTCTLFLNHEGELSFESLDNREKVAGFFEDFFADALPLLDNPIDDFMHKSASPLCLVHIYPWVINNKVGLIGDAAHAMVPFYGQGMNCGFEDCRILNELIDEHEHDWDHILAAYQTERKPNGDAIIELAKRNFVEMSDLSGDSDFLLRKKIESEFNRMYPQLWVPLYSMVTFSPHQSYSSALAIGDIQNEIMDEIMQLKNIHQEWQAPHVYQLLHKLVLEKLER; encoded by the coding sequence ATGGATAAGCAGGTGAAAAACATTGCCGTTGCCGGAGCAGGACCAGTAGGTGCCCTACTCTCAGTGATGCTGGCCAAGCAGGGCTATAAAGTTGACCTGTTTGAGTCAAGAGTCGACTCCCGTAAAGCGAGTATTTATCAAGGTAAATCAATTAATTTAGCCCTATCTGATCGCGGCTGGTTAGCACTGCAAGCCATTGGTCTGGATAAGAGTATTCGTCAGCATGCTATCCCAATGTACTGCCGTATTATGCACGATCTTCAGGGCAACTTAACTAAGCAGCCCTACGGCAAAGAGGAGCAGGCCATCTGGTCAGTATCTCGCGCAGGGATTAATGAGCAGCTCATCTCACTTGCCGAAGAGGAGCCGTTAATTGATGTGCACTTTGAGCATCATCTGACTCAGCTTGATTTCGACACGCTCGACAGTGTGTTCTCAACCCAAGAGCAAGAAAGTAAAATCCACCATAGCGACCTATTTTTTGGTGCCGATGGCGCATTTTCAAAAGTCCGCCGCTTAGCCCAAGCACTACCGCGACAACGCATCAGTTACAGCCTCGACTATATGCCCCAAAGCTATATCGAGCTCACCATCGCCGCTAACGAGGATGGCAGCCATAAGCTGGAAAAAAATGCCCTGCATATCTGGCCCAGAAAAGCCTTTATGTTGATCGCCCTGCCCAACTCAGATGGCTCATTTACTTGTACCCTATTTTTAAATCATGAGGGTGAGCTTTCATTTGAGTCCTTAGACAACAGGGAAAAAGTCGCAGGTTTCTTTGAAGATTTTTTTGCCGATGCGTTGCCTCTACTCGACAATCCTATCGATGATTTTATGCACAAATCCGCCTCTCCCCTTTGCCTAGTTCATATCTATCCTTGGGTGATAAATAACAAGGTGGGGCTCATCGGTGATGCCGCCCATGCCATGGTGCCATTTTATGGGCAAGGAATGAATTGTGGTTTTGAAGATTGCCGTATTCTCAACGAGTTAATCGACGAACATGAGCACGACTGGGATCATATATTGGCGGCCTATCAAACTGAGCGAAAGCCCAACGGCGATGCCATTATCGAATTAGCCAAACGAAATTTTGTTGAAATGAGTGATTTATCAGGCGATAGTGATTTCCTGTTACGTAAGAAGATTGAAAGCGAATTCAATAGGATGTATCCACAACTTTGGGTGCCTCTGTATTCGATGGTCACCTTCTCGCCCCATCAGTCCTACTCATCAGCACTGGCAATTGGAGATATACAAAATGAGATCATGGACGAGATCATGCAATTAAAGAATATCCACCAAGAGTGGCAAGCCCCCCATGTTTATCAATTACTGCATAAACTAGTATTAGAAAAGCTGGAGAGATAA